In a single window of the Ancylobacter polymorphus genome:
- a CDS encoding DUF2793 domain-containing protein: MADYYATGAVSVSNGSTTVTGSGVLWSDVRAGDTLELAGQRVTIAATPVSPYTSLTLALAWTGTTQSGASYYIRYDAPSRFTAGYLATQVRSLIERTSIIESAAPTYTVQAVTNTPPGSPVADDTYAVGNSPSGAWLANAGKLAQWTGSAWTFTTPETGWLAYAVGDGQYVYDGGWVPQGDQFHTEKLTDAWLNGKAPSVISRAAPRCLTPEMYIGLDTQIIYCPGGEVPDFSGATDFKPAFDAMRDEMLTLLEDVEWPPTSSYGWKRHKFGIALQPGFRYAVEGPINFTGLQTRGLVLQGNGAQIIGRFDDGAVLDLLGSAGWRVRDLSIESSTGLSPDLGVLFGREFQGASKTCEGMLFDSVRVDGWWRKAGVYNSGSELFTYINPSVYSYRTDVPALWIDCQNELDVATLTASTVADVAQGVNESCIQHTIIGGYLRNIQENQYGAVRIDGSRDGDLNTTRGVKLIGTYFTNNGTDTDTVRPAVRIRGMVDDVLIDGHGELSNPTDSIVNLSHILYFDLSDTGTTHKFSGIKVRDYFSDAEIAVIGKSNTDTIELADFECSIAYSRGAYPSGTPAKLFGSNFSAATARVSGKITTGVVPSTFLNLNDVTFNGTLETMELMSGIGVGLPGRININTTDSGGGSYVKQATKLITSNGTVAVEGHDKIVLSGSVTAVSFSNGFRYHSFECANGTSNDVTISGLAGPAIVLSPGQAVIISQYQTSFYVASGSYSGVYTPTFTNNANVASFTTHPLRVFRLGKYVQVSGLVQISATAGSDTATSFNMTLPFASALTGAQQLTGSGAVIGQNRPVGVLGDATNDQAQVSLAAPASGALNLAISFSYEVL; encoded by the coding sequence ATGGCTGATTATTACGCGACCGGCGCCGTCTCGGTGTCGAACGGCAGCACGACTGTGACCGGCTCAGGGGTGTTGTGGAGTGACGTGCGCGCCGGTGATACTCTGGAGCTCGCCGGCCAGCGTGTGACGATCGCTGCCACGCCCGTTAGCCCCTACACCTCGCTGACGCTCGCGCTGGCATGGACGGGCACCACCCAATCCGGCGCCTCGTATTACATCCGCTACGACGCGCCATCGCGCTTCACAGCCGGCTATCTCGCCACGCAGGTGCGATCCTTGATCGAGCGCACCAGCATCATCGAGTCCGCTGCGCCGACCTACACCGTGCAGGCTGTCACCAACACCCCGCCGGGCTCCCCTGTCGCCGACGACACCTATGCGGTAGGGAATTCACCTTCCGGAGCGTGGTTGGCCAATGCCGGCAAGCTGGCCCAATGGACAGGCTCGGCGTGGACCTTCACCACGCCCGAAACCGGATGGCTGGCCTATGCTGTGGGCGATGGGCAGTATGTCTATGATGGTGGATGGGTCCCCCAAGGCGACCAGTTTCATACAGAGAAGCTGACCGACGCCTGGTTGAATGGGAAAGCGCCGAGCGTCATTTCCCGCGCCGCTCCGCGCTGTCTGACGCCGGAAATGTACATCGGGCTTGATACCCAGATCATCTATTGCCCAGGCGGCGAAGTGCCTGACTTTTCAGGCGCTACCGACTTCAAGCCCGCTTTCGACGCCATGCGCGATGAGATGCTGACGCTGCTGGAGGATGTCGAATGGCCGCCAACCTCTTCCTACGGGTGGAAGCGGCATAAATTCGGCATCGCGCTCCAGCCCGGCTTCCGCTATGCGGTAGAGGGACCTATCAACTTCACCGGGCTCCAGACGCGCGGCCTCGTACTACAGGGAAACGGCGCGCAGATCATCGGCCGCTTTGACGATGGCGCTGTTCTCGATCTCCTCGGGTCGGCAGGCTGGCGCGTCCGCGATCTCAGCATCGAGTCCTCGACTGGACTGTCTCCCGATCTCGGGGTGCTATTCGGGCGCGAATTTCAAGGCGCCTCCAAGACCTGCGAGGGGATGCTCTTCGATAGCGTCCGTGTCGATGGGTGGTGGCGCAAGGCCGGGGTGTACAATTCCGGGTCGGAGCTATTCACCTATATAAACCCCTCCGTCTACAGCTACCGCACCGACGTGCCGGCGCTCTGGATCGACTGCCAGAATGAGCTTGATGTCGCTACGCTTACGGCGTCCACTGTCGCTGATGTCGCACAGGGCGTGAACGAGAGCTGCATCCAGCACACCATTATTGGCGGGTACCTGCGAAACATCCAGGAGAACCAGTACGGCGCCGTGCGCATCGACGGCTCGCGCGATGGCGACCTGAATACGACGCGCGGCGTGAAGCTCATCGGCACGTATTTCACGAATAACGGCACAGACACTGACACAGTGCGCCCTGCCGTTCGCATTCGTGGCATGGTCGACGACGTGCTCATCGACGGGCATGGAGAGCTGTCTAACCCGACTGACAGCATCGTAAACCTGTCTCATATACTGTATTTCGACCTTTCGGACACAGGAACGACGCACAAGTTCAGCGGGATAAAGGTTCGGGACTATTTCAGCGACGCCGAAATCGCGGTGATAGGCAAGAGCAACACCGACACGATCGAGCTGGCAGACTTTGAGTGCTCCATCGCCTACAGCCGAGGTGCTTACCCGTCCGGCACTCCGGCCAAGCTGTTCGGTTCGAACTTCTCAGCGGCTACCGCGCGCGTCTCTGGCAAGATAACGACGGGCGTCGTCCCTTCGACCTTCCTCAATCTCAACGATGTCACCTTCAATGGCACCCTTGAGACGATGGAGCTTATGTCCGGGATCGGCGTTGGCTTGCCCGGCCGAATCAACATCAACACGACGGACAGCGGCGGGGGGAGCTACGTCAAGCAGGCCACCAAGCTCATCACGTCCAACGGCACGGTCGCGGTCGAGGGGCATGACAAGATCGTCCTTAGCGGCTCCGTGACGGCTGTCTCGTTTTCCAACGGGTTCCGCTATCACAGTTTTGAATGCGCCAATGGCACAAGCAACGATGTGACCATATCTGGGCTTGCCGGCCCGGCCATCGTTCTTTCACCGGGCCAAGCTGTCATCATCTCCCAGTATCAGACATCGTTCTATGTCGCTTCTGGGTCGTATTCTGGTGTGTACACGCCGACGTTTACAAATAACGCAAACGTCGCGTCTTTTACTACGCACCCTCTCCGAGTCTTCAGGCTGGGGAAATATGTGCAAGTGTCTGGACTTGTGCAGATTTCAGCAACGGCCGGCTCTGACACAGCGACGAGCTTTAACATGACGCTTCCGTTTGCAAGCGCCTTGACTGGAGCGCAGCAATTGACGGGCTCAGGCGCTGTCATTGGCCAGAATCGACCTGTCGGCGTTCTTGGCGATGCAACTAACGATCAGGCGCAAGTCAGCCTGGCGGCCCCTGCCAGCGGCGCGCTTAACTTGGCGATCAGCTTCTCTTACGAAGTCCTATGA
- a CDS encoding glycoside hydrolase family 19 protein produces the protein MNRTVFFDRVRARPFGGSLSQPQVEGLTAILDAAERHSVKDTHHVADILAQVHHETGGYMLGIKETVYASHTDKNPSDATVKARLEAAWAKGRLSWVKTPYWRDGWFGRGPIQITHLDNYRKFEKRLGIPLTKNPSLALDPVHGADIAVVGMSEGLFTGKKLADFKFPAALSAQPKDHPRRIVNGADGTDSTIAKTHADFYAALEAAGWGKATATITPPPPERDYYTPADVHPPAAQPSWLANLVSALIAIFKRSAK, from the coding sequence ATGAACCGCACGGTCTTTTTCGACCGGGTGCGAGCGAGGCCGTTTGGCGGTTCGCTCTCCCAGCCGCAGGTCGAGGGCCTAACCGCCATTCTCGACGCGGCCGAGCGACACAGCGTGAAGGACACGCACCACGTCGCCGACATCCTGGCGCAGGTCCACCACGAGACGGGCGGCTACATGCTCGGCATCAAGGAGACTGTGTACGCCTCTCACACGGATAAGAACCCCTCCGATGCGACGGTTAAGGCGCGCCTTGAGGCAGCGTGGGCCAAGGGGCGGCTGTCTTGGGTGAAGACGCCGTATTGGCGCGATGGGTGGTTCGGGCGCGGGCCGATCCAGATCACGCACCTCGACAACTATCGGAAGTTCGAGAAGCGCCTCGGCATCCCGCTCACGAAAAATCCGAGCCTTGCCCTGGATCCGGTGCATGGCGCTGATATCGCCGTCGTGGGCATGTCGGAAGGCTTATTCACCGGCAAGAAGCTCGCCGACTTCAAGTTTCCCGCCGCTCTTAGTGCCCAGCCCAAGGACCACCCGCGCCGCATCGTGAACGGGGCGGATGGGACTGACAGCACCATCGCCAAGACTCACGCCGACTTCTATGCGGCGCTAGAGGCGGCTGGATGGGGGAAGGCTACAGCAACAATCACCCCGCCTCCGCCGGAGAGGGACTATTACACGCCAGCCGATGTTCATCCGCCTGCGGCGCAGCCGTCATGGCTGGCTAATCTGGTTTCTGCTCTCATCGCCATCTTCAAGAGGAGCGCCAAATGA